A part of Leptospira mtsangambouensis genomic DNA contains:
- a CDS encoding PDZ domain-containing protein → MKFLNQIYRLVFVLFFLFFAGFIHSKSIPVGMTDASILQVKVTVQYPHFIQPWRNKNPEVRQSTGIYIGENKILIPAQAVYFYTSIEIKKPDSLKVFTAELERLDPDLGLAILKFNDPNASKDLKAVTFSNEVFLPGTGLVMESKDQRSLEEKKIRMIRLDMEAYASGYVELPFIEIQSEEKLDGVGELIVDVSSRIPQGILYQFKENNTGRVIPTFSIRHFIDGKNFPFKGFRFKPLIDSATRNHYGLRKDDLGVLVAEIYPGSSADGVLQLEDVLLEVSNFKIDPKGYFDHPKFGKLNVSYLFHNTNDTDSSFGKKIKIKVFRNKKPVSLELDLKPIPESAIRIPYGNSRFQTPKYLMLAGIIFQELSEQYLTEHGNQWRNRVSKELLYLNDFYRIKRNSKEGKVVFLSQVLPLSGNKAYHTAHQMILKTVNGVQVQSLEQLQTLITESGTPYVHFVMTDGFEMIFKKEEIQSLNAEAKQSFQIQRDSNF, encoded by the coding sequence ATGAAATTCCTAAATCAAATTTATCGTTTAGTTTTTGTACTCTTCTTTTTATTTTTTGCCGGATTCATCCATTCAAAATCGATCCCAGTTGGTATGACAGACGCATCCATCCTCCAAGTAAAGGTGACTGTCCAATACCCACATTTTATCCAACCTTGGAGGAACAAAAATCCTGAGGTCCGACAGTCCACAGGAATTTATATAGGTGAAAACAAAATCTTAATTCCTGCGCAGGCAGTTTATTTTTACACAAGTATCGAAATTAAAAAACCTGATTCCCTTAAAGTTTTTACAGCTGAGTTAGAAAGATTAGATCCTGACTTAGGACTTGCGATTCTAAAGTTTAACGATCCAAATGCCTCAAAAGATCTAAAAGCCGTAACTTTTTCCAATGAAGTGTTTTTGCCGGGAACTGGACTTGTGATGGAAAGCAAGGACCAAAGGAGTCTGGAGGAAAAAAAAATCAGAATGATTCGTTTGGATATGGAAGCTTATGCAAGCGGATATGTGGAACTTCCCTTTATTGAAATCCAATCAGAAGAAAAATTAGATGGTGTGGGTGAACTGATCGTTGATGTAAGTTCCAGAATTCCGCAAGGGATCTTATACCAATTTAAAGAAAACAATACAGGGAGAGTGATCCCTACTTTTTCGATACGACATTTCATTGATGGAAAAAACTTTCCTTTCAAAGGATTTCGATTTAAACCATTGATTGATAGTGCCACAAGAAATCATTATGGGTTGAGAAAAGATGATTTAGGAGTCCTTGTTGCAGAAATTTATCCAGGTTCATCTGCAGATGGAGTTTTGCAATTAGAAGATGTTTTATTAGAAGTTTCTAATTTCAAAATTGATCCGAAAGGTTATTTTGATCATCCAAAATTTGGAAAACTGAATGTATCGTATTTGTTTCATAATACAAATGATACAGACTCATCCTTCGGAAAAAAAATCAAAATCAAAGTATTCCGAAACAAAAAGCCAGTTTCTCTTGAGTTAGATTTAAAACCTATCCCAGAGTCTGCCATTCGAATTCCATACGGAAACTCTCGATTTCAAACTCCCAAATATTTAATGTTAGCTGGAATCATTTTCCAAGAGTTGTCAGAACAATACCTGACTGAACATGGGAACCAATGGAGAAACCGTGTTAGTAAAGAGCTTTTATATCTGAATGACTTTTATAGAATTAAGAGGAACTCCAAAGAAGGAAAAGTGGTTTTTTTATCTCAAGTATTACCACTTTCAGGGAATAAGGCCTACCACACTGCCCACCAAATGATTCTAAAAACTGTCAACGGAGTCCAAGTCCAATCCTTGGAACAATTACAAACCTTAATTACAGAATCAGGCACACCTTACGTTCATTTTGTGATGACAGACGGATTTGAAATGATTTTCAAAAAAGAAGAAATCCAATCATTAAACGCAGAAGCCAAACAAAGTTTTCAAATCCAAAGGGATTCTAATTTTTAG
- a CDS encoding NCS2 family permease yields MNFFTITRGDLDGFFGLMVDNLIQLLVLSALCLGVCGFPLGFITAVVLPGAAVSLLVGNIFYAWQAWKLGQKTNRTDVTAIPYGINTVSLFAFVFFVMFPTYQATGNYVAAWKAGLLVSFISGCIEVIGSFVAAKIRLYTPRAALLSALAGIAITFISMDFLLRTFERPIIAFIPLGVILLQYFGKVRFPFGIPGGLTSVVLGILLSYLSSFWGDPIYQPGAIENGLQTIGFYFPQLSISPLFETLTYANIKAYFSVILPMGIFNVIGSLQNIESAEASGDSFDTKTSLLVNGLGTLAGTAFGSPFPTTIYIGHPGWKALGAKHSYSVLSGIFMTVVSLFGLMGLIQALIPVEAGMAIVLWIGIVITSQAFQAIPRHHSPAVVVGLLPAFAGWAVLIIQNVFIFLDGKLQTTLQELGVKQTIHFSLSDIPPHLTFLPYALSGVLSLSQGFLITSMVWSAMVVFILEREWKKAALWAGVAAILSAIGWIHSYELQGNAILNRFTEFASWDFPIAYLSLATLFLLVQFLGPKEKQAK; encoded by the coding sequence ATGAATTTTTTTACCATCACCAGAGGTGATCTCGACGGTTTTTTTGGTCTCATGGTAGACAACCTCATCCAACTTTTAGTTCTTTCTGCTCTCTGTTTGGGAGTTTGCGGTTTCCCACTTGGTTTTATCACTGCCGTTGTTTTGCCAGGAGCCGCTGTCTCTTTGTTAGTTGGGAATATCTTCTATGCATGGCAAGCCTGGAAATTAGGGCAAAAAACCAATCGTACAGACGTTACAGCAATCCCTTACGGGATAAATACGGTTTCTCTTTTTGCATTTGTATTTTTTGTGATGTTTCCTACTTACCAAGCCACAGGAAATTATGTTGCTGCTTGGAAAGCTGGTCTTCTTGTATCTTTTATTTCCGGTTGTATTGAAGTCATTGGATCTTTTGTGGCTGCAAAAATTCGATTGTACACTCCCAGAGCCGCTTTACTTTCTGCTTTGGCTGGGATTGCCATCACTTTTATCTCAATGGATTTTTTACTTAGGACATTTGAAAGACCGATTATCGCCTTTATCCCATTAGGTGTTATTTTATTACAATACTTTGGGAAAGTTCGTTTTCCCTTTGGAATTCCTGGTGGGCTTACCTCCGTTGTCCTTGGAATTTTATTGTCCTATCTTTCGAGTTTTTGGGGTGATCCCATTTATCAACCTGGGGCCATTGAAAATGGATTACAAACCATAGGGTTTTATTTTCCCCAACTTTCCATTAGCCCTCTCTTCGAAACCTTAACCTACGCTAATATAAAAGCCTATTTTTCTGTAATCCTTCCTATGGGAATTTTTAATGTCATTGGTTCATTACAAAACATTGAATCAGCAGAAGCATCTGGTGATAGTTTTGATACAAAAACTTCCTTACTTGTGAATGGCCTTGGAACCCTTGCTGGAACCGCTTTCGGTTCTCCTTTTCCAACAACCATTTACATTGGCCACCCAGGATGGAAGGCACTTGGCGCAAAACATAGTTACTCTGTACTTTCGGGAATATTTATGACAGTAGTGAGTTTGTTTGGACTTATGGGTCTTATCCAAGCTCTCATTCCAGTAGAAGCGGGAATGGCAATTGTACTTTGGATTGGGATTGTCATCACAAGCCAAGCCTTCCAAGCAATCCCCCGTCACCATTCCCCTGCCGTTGTAGTTGGTCTTTTGCCTGCTTTTGCTGGTTGGGCAGTCCTTATCATCCAAAATGTTTTTATCTTTTTGGATGGGAAACTTCAAACCACCTTACAGGAATTAGGTGTCAAACAAACCATTCATTTTTCCTTATCAGATATCCCTCCCCATTTAACATTTCTCCCTTATGCTTTGAGCGGAGTTCTTTCTCTTTCCCAAGGATTTCTCATCACTTCGATGGTTTGGTCCGCTATGGTGGTGTTTATCTTAGAAAGAGAATGGAAAAAAGCAGCTCTTTGGGCTGGTGTTGCAGCGATCCTTTCTGCCATTGGTTGGATACATTCTTACGAACTCCAAGGGAATGCCATTTTAAATCGTTTCACTGAATTTGCCAGTTGGGATTTCCCAATTGCTTATTTATCTCTTGCGACCTTATTTTTACTGGTTCAGTTCCTAGGTCCCAAGGAAAAACAGGCAAAATGA
- a CDS encoding polysaccharide biosynthesis protein yields MKSIPRRYWVFPVDILFMLLSYFLAHLVRFENIRFLDSYPDFWVCATIVVVSRSIVFLFSGIYRSLWSYASLHDLLSIIKATVLSSLVSTLALLFYNRFHQLSRMVPILDTLILLGFLCLRSLSWRMLREQIFNSDKSKRGTPILLVGAGKLGSSFLTEIRRNVDLDYQPIGFLDDNLSKKGGYIQGVPILGATDEIGKILVRYGVKKVIMTVPQPDGRVVSKLMKECESAGVDFKILPTFGEYLSGKPNITQLREVQVEDLLGRPTVDLEIESIRSYLEKKVILVTGAGGSIGSEICRQVALFKPSVLVILDAAETPLYEIDYELRKSFSDLNIDIRPVIADVKNLSRISAIFEEHRPSVVFHSAAYKHVPMMEINPSEAVLNNVMGTKNVADVCRLIGVERFVLISTDKAVNPVNVMGASKRAAEIYLQHISQNSRTKFITVRFGNVLGSNGSVIPRFREQIKRGGPVTVTHPDVIRYFMTIPEATQLVLQAGSMGEHGEIFILDMGEPVKILSLAEEMIRLSGYTPHKDIAIEFSGLRPGEKLYEELLLNQEGIKKTHHPKIRIAAPLENYNLLLFQNKLNRLFSLAKANKNRELFGAFKEIIPEYKIHDEYIEWETSHGKRNL; encoded by the coding sequence ATGAAATCGATCCCGAGACGATACTGGGTTTTTCCTGTAGACATACTCTTTATGTTATTGTCGTATTTTCTCGCACACCTTGTGCGTTTTGAAAACATACGATTTTTAGATAGTTACCCTGATTTTTGGGTCTGCGCCACCATTGTTGTTGTTTCGCGGAGTATTGTGTTTCTGTTTTCGGGGATTTACCGATCGTTATGGTCTTACGCCTCGTTACACGACCTTCTTTCCATCATCAAAGCCACTGTTCTTTCTTCTCTCGTTTCGACTCTTGCCCTTCTCTTCTACAATCGGTTCCATCAGTTGTCTCGGATGGTACCCATTCTCGATACACTCATCCTACTTGGGTTTTTATGCCTCAGGAGTTTGAGTTGGAGAATGCTTCGGGAACAAATTTTTAATTCTGACAAATCCAAACGAGGGACACCCATTTTACTTGTTGGTGCGGGAAAACTTGGGAGTTCTTTCTTAACAGAGATTAGACGAAATGTTGATTTGGATTACCAACCCATCGGATTTTTAGACGACAACCTTTCCAAAAAAGGTGGTTACATCCAAGGAGTTCCCATCCTCGGCGCTACTGATGAGATAGGAAAAATTTTAGTTCGTTACGGTGTAAAAAAAGTAATTATGACTGTCCCTCAACCCGACGGACGAGTTGTCAGCAAACTCATGAAAGAATGTGAAAGTGCCGGTGTGGATTTCAAAATCCTTCCGACGTTCGGAGAGTATCTTTCTGGAAAACCCAATATCACACAACTTCGCGAAGTACAAGTAGAAGACCTTTTGGGAAGGCCTACGGTTGATTTAGAAATTGAATCCATACGTTCTTATTTAGAAAAAAAAGTAATCCTCGTGACAGGAGCTGGTGGTTCTATCGGTTCAGAAATCTGTCGGCAAGTAGCACTGTTTAAACCAAGTGTATTGGTGATTTTAGATGCCGCAGAAACTCCGTTATACGAAATCGACTATGAACTTAGAAAAAGTTTTTCAGATCTCAACATTGACATTCGACCTGTCATTGCTGATGTCAAAAATCTCTCTCGTATATCTGCCATTTTTGAAGAACATAGACCTTCGGTTGTATTCCATTCTGCTGCTTACAAACACGTTCCTATGATGGAAATCAATCCTTCTGAAGCTGTTTTAAACAATGTCATGGGAACAAAAAACGTAGCCGATGTATGTCGCCTAATTGGTGTTGAACGTTTTGTTTTGATTTCCACTGATAAAGCAGTCAACCCTGTCAATGTGATGGGAGCATCCAAACGGGCTGCGGAAATTTATCTCCAACATATTTCACAAAATTCACGAACAAAATTCATTACAGTTCGTTTTGGGAACGTACTCGGATCCAATGGAAGTGTCATCCCTCGTTTTCGAGAACAGATCAAACGAGGTGGCCCTGTCACTGTCACACATCCCGATGTCATTCGTTACTTTATGACAATCCCAGAAGCCACACAACTCGTGTTACAAGCCGGAAGTATGGGTGAACATGGAGAAATATTTATTTTAGATATGGGAGAACCTGTCAAAATTCTTTCTCTTGCAGAAGAGATGATTCGTTTATCAGGATACACACCCCACAAAGACATTGCGATTGAATTTTCTGGGTTACGACCTGGAGAAAAGTTGTATGAAGAACTTCTTCTCAACCAAGAAGGGATCAAAAAAACCCACCATCCAAAAATTCGAATTGCGGCTCCTTTAGAAAATTATAATCTTCTTCTCTTTCAAAACAAATTGAACCGACTGTTCTCACTTGCCAAAGCCAACAAAAATAGAGAACTTTTTGGTGCTTTTAAAGAAATCATTCCAGAATACAAAATCCACGATGAATACATCGAGTGGGAAACTTCACATGGTAAAAGGAATTTATGA
- a CDS encoding ClpXP protease specificity-enhancing factor SspB, whose protein sequence is MSEKLTEEEITTLREFKRDLFNLYWERFGVFYIHVMPHPKLEIGKRGLLNAEKESGIVLVFGDKAVKVLDSKPDYLFAELQFGSAWEPTMIPWDAVFRIYDKFQNSATQLRFLQVETSVTPEENVSKPKVTKPEVSGDGNVIRVDFGGKRNE, encoded by the coding sequence ATGAGCGAAAAACTCACCGAGGAAGAAATCACAACATTACGTGAGTTTAAGAGAGATTTATTTAATCTCTATTGGGAAAGATTTGGAGTGTTTTATATCCATGTAATGCCTCACCCCAAACTAGAAATTGGGAAACGTGGATTGCTCAATGCAGAAAAAGAATCCGGCATTGTACTTGTGTTTGGTGATAAAGCTGTAAAAGTTTTAGATAGTAAACCAGATTATTTATTTGCTGAACTACAATTTGGATCTGCTTGGGAACCTACAATGATTCCCTGGGATGCAGTGTTTCGTATTTATGATAAGTTCCAAAATTCTGCAACACAACTTCGATTTTTGCAAGTGGAAACTTCTGTGACTCCAGAAGAAAATGTATCAAAACCAAAAGTAACCAAACCTGAAGTGAGTGGGGATGGAAATGTGATCCGAGTTGATTTTGGAGGAAAAAGGAACGAATGA
- the htpX gene encoding protease HtpX, translating to MTWIKRIGFFLLTNILIMTTISIVTTLLGSMGFSIRAYGLDLTQLIVFCLMWGMAGSFISLLLSKMMAKWTMGVKIIDPKKASAPEMDVYRRVQSLAQRAHLPMPEVGIYESPEVNAFATGPSKSSALVAVSTGLLNRMNAQELDGVLAHELTHVSNGDMVTLTLIQGVVNSFAMFISRIIAYLAANAVKEEMAHIVRIVVTIVLDIAFSILGSMAVAYFSRQREFRADAGGAKLAGRESMISALESLRQMVEMPEDPRGEAIASFKISSNKGGFLSLFATHPALEERILALKQMR from the coding sequence ATGACTTGGATCAAACGAATCGGTTTTTTCCTGTTAACCAATATTTTGATTATGACTACGATCTCTATTGTAACCACATTACTTGGTTCAATGGGATTTAGTATCCGTGCTTATGGTTTAGATCTTACGCAACTCATTGTATTCTGTTTGATGTGGGGTATGGCGGGATCTTTTATTTCGCTTTTACTTTCTAAAATGATGGCGAAGTGGACGATGGGAGTCAAAATCATCGATCCTAAAAAAGCTTCTGCACCAGAAATGGATGTGTATCGCCGAGTGCAATCACTTGCACAACGGGCTCACCTTCCCATGCCAGAAGTTGGTATTTACGAATCTCCTGAAGTGAATGCGTTTGCAACAGGACCAAGTAAATCCAGTGCCCTTGTTGCCGTATCAACAGGCCTTCTCAACCGAATGAATGCCCAAGAATTAGATGGAGTGCTTGCTCACGAACTAACACACGTTTCCAACGGTGACATGGTGACACTCACTCTCATCCAAGGTGTTGTGAACTCATTTGCGATGTTTATCTCACGTATCATTGCTTATTTGGCAGCCAATGCAGTGAAAGAAGAAATGGCACATATCGTACGAATTGTTGTGACCATCGTCCTCGACATTGCATTTTCCATTCTTGGATCTATGGCAGTGGCTTATTTCTCACGCCAACGTGAGTTCAGAGCGGATGCTGGTGGTGCCAAACTGGCGGGAAGAGAGTCTATGATTTCTGCTTTAGAATCATTACGACAAATGGTAGAAATGCCAGAAGATCCAAGAGGAGAAGCAATTGCTTCCTTTAAGATCTCTTCCAACAAAGGCGGATTTCTTTCCCTATTTGCAACCCACCCTGCATTAGAAGAAAGAATTTTAGCGCTCAAACAAATGAGATAG
- a CDS encoding S1C family serine protease, which yields MPAISEKKAVAPNMVDSNKLMQKQKKILLSPSLFASTILFFISLFLNPLSAEEPRQSIDEIKKSVVQIRVFSQAKDAFSPWMSSGISASTGSGFLISKNRILTNAHVVSNAKFMETQRNNQTEWYELKVLFIAHDCDLALLEVSDPKFYEDSNYLELGSLPELASPVDIIGYPIGGSKISVSRGIVSRIEQSTYAHSQIDSHLVVQVDAAINPGNSGGPALQDGKVVGVAFQASTKGENIGYIIPTAVIQHFLKDIEDGIYHGYVELGIQTQPSYSESHRKYYGIPNGEEGVFITKVLKAGSADGYLKPGDYLTAIDGRKIGRNGNLLETNSIDFLEVVDNKFAGDEIRFDLIRDKKKINVKFPAKKMIQMENQRARYGVNYDYLMFGGHIFQTVNRDLLEAWSKNGQTQGGSLLVYRFYDATTLSDGESEDVVLYRKLPHPINSNSDFYLNMVVEFVNGTKVKNLTHLKELFQSATDKTIRIQFYGIQLPMILDREESEKADLEIKKSYHLTGN from the coding sequence ATGCCCGCAATCAGCGAAAAAAAGGCGGTCGCTCCGAATATGGTGGATTCAAACAAACTCATGCAAAAACAGAAAAAAATTCTCCTCTCCCCGTCCCTCTTTGCGAGTACTATTTTATTTTTTATTAGTTTATTCCTTAACCCTTTGTCTGCAGAAGAACCCAGACAATCCATTGACGAAATTAAGAAATCTGTAGTCCAAATCCGAGTTTTTTCTCAAGCGAAGGACGCCTTTTCCCCTTGGATGTCATCTGGAATTTCTGCTTCAACAGGATCGGGTTTTTTAATTTCAAAGAACCGTATCCTTACCAACGCCCATGTTGTTTCTAATGCCAAATTTATGGAAACCCAACGAAATAACCAAACGGAATGGTATGAATTAAAAGTTTTGTTTATCGCCCATGACTGTGATTTGGCTTTGCTGGAAGTTTCTGATCCAAAATTCTATGAAGATAGCAATTATTTAGAATTGGGAAGTTTACCTGAACTTGCAAGTCCAGTTGATATCATTGGATATCCAATTGGAGGAAGTAAAATTTCTGTTAGTCGAGGAATTGTATCGCGAATTGAACAGTCAACATATGCACATTCACAAATTGATAGCCATTTAGTTGTCCAAGTGGACGCAGCAATCAATCCAGGAAACTCAGGTGGACCTGCCCTCCAAGATGGAAAAGTGGTTGGTGTTGCCTTCCAAGCATCCACAAAAGGAGAAAATATAGGTTATATCATTCCCACAGCGGTGATCCAACATTTTTTGAAAGACATTGAAGACGGTATTTACCATGGGTATGTTGAGTTAGGGATCCAAACACAACCCTCTTATTCCGAGTCACACAGAAAATACTATGGAATTCCCAATGGAGAAGAAGGAGTTTTTATCACAAAGGTTTTAAAGGCTGGTTCTGCTGATGGTTATTTAAAACCAGGCGATTACTTAACTGCTATTGATGGGCGTAAAATCGGTAGAAATGGAAACTTATTAGAAACAAACTCCATTGATTTTCTGGAAGTTGTAGATAACAAGTTTGCAGGGGATGAGATCCGATTCGATCTCATTAGAGACAAAAAAAAGATTAATGTAAAATTCCCTGCAAAAAAAATGATTCAAATGGAAAACCAAAGAGCTAGGTATGGAGTCAACTACGACTATCTAATGTTTGGTGGACATATTTTTCAGACGGTGAATAGAGATTTACTTGAAGCTTGGAGTAAAAACGGACAAACACAAGGAGGAAGTCTTCTAGTTTATCGGTTTTATGACGCAACTACTTTGTCTGATGGAGAATCGGAAGATGTTGTCTTGTATCGAAAATTACCTCACCCAATCAATTCGAATTCGGATTTTTATTTGAATATGGTTGTGGAATTTGTCAATGGAACAAAGGTAAAAAACCTAACCCATCTAAAAGAATTATTTCAAAGTGCAACAGACAAAACCATCCGGATTCAATTTTACGGAATTCAGCTGCCAATGATTTTGGATCGTGAAGAATCAGAAAAAGCAGATCTGGAAATAAAAAAATCATACCACCTAACAGGAAATTAA
- a CDS encoding adenine phosphoribosyltransferase, whose protein sequence is MSIVKSKIRTIPDYPKPGILFRDITSLLIDPEGFQLTIGMFVERYQNAKLNKIAAIDARGFIPGAALAFQLGVGFVPIRKKGKLPGTTISESYALEYGVDHVEIHTDAISPGERVLIMDDLIATGGTLEASIKLIQNLKGIVHECSTIINLPDLGGAKRIKDTYGIDVFSICEFEGH, encoded by the coding sequence ATGTCCATTGTTAAATCAAAGATTCGTACCATTCCCGACTACCCAAAACCAGGAATTCTATTTCGCGATATTACTTCCCTTCTCATCGATCCAGAAGGTTTCCAACTCACCATTGGGATGTTTGTAGAACGATACCAAAATGCTAAATTGAATAAAATTGCTGCCATTGATGCGAGGGGATTTATCCCTGGAGCGGCATTGGCTTTCCAACTAGGCGTTGGATTTGTACCCATCCGAAAAAAAGGGAAATTGCCTGGCACCACCATTTCCGAGTCTTATGCATTGGAATATGGAGTGGACCATGTGGAAATTCATACAGACGCCATTAGCCCTGGGGAAAGAGTTTTGATTATGGACGATTTGATTGCCACTGGCGGAACTCTTGAAGCTTCTATCAAACTCATCCAAAACTTAAAAGGAATCGTTCATGAATGTTCAACAATCATCAACTTACCTGACTTAGGTGGAGCAAAACGAATTAAAGATACATACGGAATTGATGTATTTTCTATTTGTGAATTTGAAGGACACTGA
- a CDS encoding ATP-binding protein, whose product MKTSFSILAAFFCIGDLTILCDTLFLENQILNQPHIISTYLVFESFILLFFGLQFPTFFRNFSRLVVICSFVLGMGIMLLFVDLGLLNEVYPNASLILLKYYYSTYYVLAFVAFSYLIIAKLRFNFPAIQKFMEYIYFATFFACVFFLILCFFPNWIPLTTKYFLHSFLFMNLLFLFCFTVFLFHYSFTEDYLTHPFSFIFERSTKIFEEQIPATRSNSRLIKEKLWSLYDKRNWRHIMDSFWFQILVDETLDNALEHGGKREDDIITVHVFESRKFIDVYVIDSGKGFNPRQIPSPIESDRKLVTGGRGIHILKKLFVVRWNFLGNEVSIRVDKTKNSDWKSAT is encoded by the coding sequence ATGAAAACAAGTTTTTCAATTCTTGCGGCTTTTTTCTGTATCGGAGATTTGACAATCCTTTGTGATACTTTGTTCTTAGAAAATCAAATCTTAAACCAACCCCATATCATCTCCACCTATTTAGTTTTTGAATCGTTTATCCTTCTATTTTTTGGATTACAATTTCCTACATTCTTCCGCAACTTTTCTCGTTTGGTTGTCATTTGTTCTTTTGTCTTGGGAATGGGAATTATGCTTTTGTTTGTGGATCTGGGTCTTCTCAATGAAGTATATCCGAACGCAAGCCTTATCCTTTTAAAATATTATTATAGCACTTATTATGTGTTAGCTTTTGTTGCTTTTTCTTATTTGATCATTGCCAAACTACGATTTAATTTCCCAGCAATTCAGAAGTTTATGGAATATATTTATTTTGCCACATTCTTTGCCTGTGTCTTTTTTTTGATTCTTTGTTTTTTCCCAAATTGGATCCCACTAACAACCAAATATTTTTTGCATTCATTTTTATTTATGAATCTATTGTTTCTCTTTTGTTTTACCGTTTTTTTATTCCATTATTCTTTTACAGAGGATTATCTAACGCATCCGTTTTCTTTTATTTTTGAAAGGTCTACTAAAATCTTTGAAGAACAAATCCCAGCCACAAGGTCCAACTCCCGGCTCATCAAAGAAAAACTTTGGAGTTTATATGACAAAAGAAATTGGCGTCATATTATGGATAGTTTTTGGTTTCAGATTCTTGTGGATGAAACATTGGACAATGCCTTGGAACATGGTGGCAAAAGGGAAGATGATATCATCACTGTACATGTATTCGAATCACGTAAGTTCATCGATGTATATGTGATTGATAGTGGGAAAGGATTCAACCCGCGTCAAATTCCAAGTCCCATCGAGTCGGACCGAAAACTAGTGACTGGGGGGAGAGGAATTCATATCCTAAAAAAACTTTTTGTGGTTCGCTGGAATTTTCTCGGGAATGAAGTGAGTATAAGAGTGGATAAAACAAAGAATTCTGATTGGAAATCCGCAACCTAA
- a CDS encoding AZOBR_p60025 family cell surface glycopolymer formation protein produces the protein MVLKRIKPIFLFFNSKQWLTVLSFVLVWGVSTLSYWKKYEWNPSSMVNFGYEFALQNQKETPEKAILFKGETGDLGAGYDGQIFYYFSRPLSEFNLNWPKGFDESYRAPRIGYPLLIALFGFFGKSIAVFGMYFWNIGLTLISYFYLRKLLNEEIKPFAILYLLSPFALGSYYVLVSDSVMVSILIIAYYYYVKENYIPFVLLSSFAILTKEPALFLLFPLGLAAVFRRDWKRIIVVGFVLVIPVCWHLYLAYRFPNWRPGRLTDFILPLEGLISYMESIWRFIASGTNWKDLARLLSRFPLVVLFFLGLFLPFTGQIRKGWEFRISFLLIMFMVGTAGYYHFWSVYENVSRMFTLSIPVLLFLMNSDHKVRYQEYMLFTLFILVLFLIKVILISKQLGYQVGF, from the coding sequence ATGGTTCTTAAACGTATCAAACCAATTTTTTTATTTTTTAATTCAAAACAATGGCTTACCGTTTTGTCTTTTGTTTTGGTTTGGGGAGTCAGCACTCTATCATATTGGAAAAAATATGAATGGAATCCAAGTTCTATGGTGAACTTTGGTTATGAGTTTGCTTTACAAAACCAGAAAGAAACTCCAGAGAAGGCCATCTTATTCAAAGGGGAGACTGGAGATCTGGGAGCAGGTTATGATGGCCAAATATTTTATTATTTTTCACGCCCACTTTCTGAATTTAATCTGAATTGGCCAAAGGGATTTGATGAATCCTATCGTGCACCGCGAATCGGTTATCCTCTGTTAATTGCTCTTTTTGGTTTTTTTGGTAAATCCATTGCAGTTTTTGGAATGTATTTTTGGAATATTGGTCTTACTCTTATTTCTTATTTTTATTTGCGCAAACTTCTAAATGAGGAAATAAAACCTTTTGCCATTTTGTATCTCTTAAGTCCATTTGCCTTGGGAAGTTATTATGTTTTGGTAAGTGACTCTGTGATGGTTTCCATATTAATCATTGCATATTATTATTACGTAAAAGAGAACTATATCCCTTTTGTACTTCTTTCTAGTTTCGCAATTCTTACGAAAGAACCTGCATTGTTTTTGTTATTCCCTTTGGGCCTTGCTGCAGTCTTTCGCAGAGATTGGAAACGGATCATTGTTGTTGGTTTTGTTCTTGTCATTCCTGTTTGTTGGCATTTGTATCTGGCATATCGGTTCCCAAATTGGAGGCCTGGTCGCCTAACTGATTTTATTTTACCTTTGGAAGGTTTAATTTCTTATATGGAATCCATTTGGCGATTTATAGCCAGTGGAACCAATTGGAAAGATTTGGCTCGGTTGTTATCTCGTTTCCCACTGGTGGTTTTATTTTTTTTAGGATTGTTTTTGCCTTTTACTGGCCAAATTCGAAAGGGTTGGGAATTTCGAATTTCTTTTTTATTGATTATGTTTATGGTAGGGACAGCAGGGTATTATCATTTTTGGTCTGTTTATGAAAACGTGTCGCGAATGTTTACTCTTTCTATCCCCGTTTTGTTGTTTTTAATGAATTCTGATCATAAGGTTCGTTACCAAGAATACATGTTATTTACTTTGTTCATTTTAGTATTGTTTCTTATTAAGGTAATCTTAATTTCTAAACAGTTAGGTTATCAGGTGGGATTCTAA